In Nasonia vitripennis strain AsymCx chromosome 2, Nvit_psr_1.1, whole genome shotgun sequence, a genomic segment contains:
- the LOC100117252 gene encoding dnaJ homolog subfamily B member 13 isoform X1 → MQFHISLLKSTLFPARLLCVTHLTFRIYVIAIHCVKASRFHNFRRLSLRFHPERNQDAAQDTLQDDLRRKAFAVVAEAYDVLSDPLKRAVYEQYGEEGLKRGIRGPEAPVKPYVFHGEPMRTYREFFGTENPYADLLDNAANPLPLEDCPEARGEKKKDEPIVMPLALSLTEVFYGGVKKMKIQRLVLVGDDDDDDDDDKVERNKRRRTALEEKILSIPIMPGMPSGAKIVFPEEGDQGPTKIPADVVFVTEDKPHETFRRDGSNLRMTVDVFLNEALTGTIVTVNTIDDRTLRIPITSVISPDYQKTISGEGLPLVEDPEQRGDLIIDFNVEFPSYLSEASKSYVQKAFDVALDDRRDDNAGKKRGSRRIVLADKLYMRSDKLAQICRP, encoded by the exons ATGCAATTTCATATATCGCTGCTGAAATCGActctttttcccgcgcgctTATTATGCGTTACACACTTGACGTTTCGGATTTACGTAATTGCGATCCATTGCGTCAAGGCTTCTCGTTTTCAtaa CTTCAGACGGCTGTCGCTTCGTTTTCACCCGGAGAGAAATCAAGATGCAGCTCAAGACACGCTGCAAGATGACCTTCGCCGAAAGGCCTTCGCCGTCGTCGCGGAGGCCTACGACGTCCTGTCCGACCCGCTCAAGAGGGCCGTTTACGAGCAGTACGGCGAGGAGGGACTGAAGAGGGGCATCCGCGGACCCGAGGCTCCCGTCAAACCCTACGTCTTCCACGGCGAGCCGATGCGGACCTACAG GGAATTCTTCGGAACCGAGAACCCCTACGCCGATCTGCTGGATAACGCGGCGAATCCTCTGCCGCTCGAGGACTGTCCGGAAGCTCggggagagaagaagaaggacgAGCCGATCGTGATGCCGCTTGCGTTATCCCTAACCGAG GTCTTTTACGGCGGAGTCAAGAAAATGAAGATTCAACGGCTGGTCCTCGTgggagacgacgacgacgacgacgacgacgacaaagtGGAGAGGAATAAGAGGCGGAGGACGGCTCTGGAGGAGAAAATTCTCTCTATACCGATAATGCCGGGAATGCCTTCCGGAGCGAAAATCGTCTTCccggaggaaggcgatcaGGGCCCGACGAAAATTCccg CCGACGTTGTCTTCGTGACTGAGGACAAGCCGCACGAGACTTTCAGAAGGGACGGCTCGAACCTGAGGATGACTGTGGACGTGTTCCTCAACGAGGCTCTCACCGGGACGATCGTGACGGTGAACACCATCGACGATCGTACTCTCCGTATCCCGATAACCTCGGTCATCTC TCCGGATTACCAGAAGACGATCTCAGGCGAGGGTCTGCCGCTGGTGGAGGATCCGGAGCAGCGAGGCGACCTGATAATCGACTTCAACGTCGAGTTCCCCTCCTACCTGTCCGAGGCCAGCAAGAGCTACGTCCAGAAGGCCTTCGACGTCGCACTGGATGATCGTAGGGACGACAACGCTGGCAAGAAGAGAGGATCCCGTCGCATCGTCCTCGCCGACAAGCTGTACATGCGAAGCGACAAACTCGCGCAGATCTGCAGGCCGTGA
- the LOC100117252 gene encoding dnaJ homolog subfamily B member 13 isoform X2, with protein sequence MGNDDESECDCDEPQLGIDYYGALGLNRECTGEDVRRAFRRLSLRFHPERNQDAAQDTLQDDLRRKAFAVVAEAYDVLSDPLKRAVYEQYGEEGLKRGIRGPEAPVKPYVFHGEPMRTYREFFGTENPYADLLDNAANPLPLEDCPEARGEKKKDEPIVMPLALSLTEVFYGGVKKMKIQRLVLVGDDDDDDDDDKVERNKRRRTALEEKILSIPIMPGMPSGAKIVFPEEGDQGPTKIPADVVFVTEDKPHETFRRDGSNLRMTVDVFLNEALTGTIVTVNTIDDRTLRIPITSVISPDYQKTISGEGLPLVEDPEQRGDLIIDFNVEFPSYLSEASKSYVQKAFDVALDDRRDDNAGKKRGSRRIVLADKLYMRSDKLAQICRP encoded by the exons ATGGGAAACGACGACGAAAGCGAGTGCGATTGCGACGAGCCACAACTGGGGATCGATTATTACGGAGCTCTGGGACTGAATCGGGAATGTACCGGCGAGGACGTGCGCAGGGC CTTCAGACGGCTGTCGCTTCGTTTTCACCCGGAGAGAAATCAAGATGCAGCTCAAGACACGCTGCAAGATGACCTTCGCCGAAAGGCCTTCGCCGTCGTCGCGGAGGCCTACGACGTCCTGTCCGACCCGCTCAAGAGGGCCGTTTACGAGCAGTACGGCGAGGAGGGACTGAAGAGGGGCATCCGCGGACCCGAGGCTCCCGTCAAACCCTACGTCTTCCACGGCGAGCCGATGCGGACCTACAG GGAATTCTTCGGAACCGAGAACCCCTACGCCGATCTGCTGGATAACGCGGCGAATCCTCTGCCGCTCGAGGACTGTCCGGAAGCTCggggagagaagaagaaggacgAGCCGATCGTGATGCCGCTTGCGTTATCCCTAACCGAG GTCTTTTACGGCGGAGTCAAGAAAATGAAGATTCAACGGCTGGTCCTCGTgggagacgacgacgacgacgacgacgacgacaaagtGGAGAGGAATAAGAGGCGGAGGACGGCTCTGGAGGAGAAAATTCTCTCTATACCGATAATGCCGGGAATGCCTTCCGGAGCGAAAATCGTCTTCccggaggaaggcgatcaGGGCCCGACGAAAATTCccg CCGACGTTGTCTTCGTGACTGAGGACAAGCCGCACGAGACTTTCAGAAGGGACGGCTCGAACCTGAGGATGACTGTGGACGTGTTCCTCAACGAGGCTCTCACCGGGACGATCGTGACGGTGAACACCATCGACGATCGTACTCTCCGTATCCCGATAACCTCGGTCATCTC TCCGGATTACCAGAAGACGATCTCAGGCGAGGGTCTGCCGCTGGTGGAGGATCCGGAGCAGCGAGGCGACCTGATAATCGACTTCAACGTCGAGTTCCCCTCCTACCTGTCCGAGGCCAGCAAGAGCTACGTCCAGAAGGCCTTCGACGTCGCACTGGATGATCGTAGGGACGACAACGCTGGCAAGAAGAGAGGATCCCGTCGCATCGTCCTCGCCGACAAGCTGTACATGCGAAGCGACAAACTCGCGCAGATCTGCAGGCCGTGA
- the LOC100117252 gene encoding dnaJ homolog subfamily B member 13 isoform X3 has product MMLDSADDVFQPNFMLLLLLLILLSHYLLNEDPPNNFRRLSLRFHPERNQDAAQDTLQDDLRRKAFAVVAEAYDVLSDPLKRAVYEQYGEEGLKRGIRGPEAPVKPYVFHGEPMRTYREFFGTENPYADLLDNAANPLPLEDCPEARGEKKKDEPIVMPLALSLTEVFYGGVKKMKIQRLVLVGDDDDDDDDDKVERNKRRRTALEEKILSIPIMPGMPSGAKIVFPEEGDQGPTKIPADVVFVTEDKPHETFRRDGSNLRMTVDVFLNEALTGTIVTVNTIDDRTLRIPITSVISPDYQKTISGEGLPLVEDPEQRGDLIIDFNVEFPSYLSEASKSYVQKAFDVALDDRRDDNAGKKRGSRRIVLADKLYMRSDKLAQICRP; this is encoded by the exons ATGATGCTGGATAGCGCCGACGACGTTTTCCAGCCGAATTTCATGCTTCTCCTGCTGCTCTTGATTCTCCTCTCGCACTACCTTCTCAACGAGGATCCACCCAATAA CTTCAGACGGCTGTCGCTTCGTTTTCACCCGGAGAGAAATCAAGATGCAGCTCAAGACACGCTGCAAGATGACCTTCGCCGAAAGGCCTTCGCCGTCGTCGCGGAGGCCTACGACGTCCTGTCCGACCCGCTCAAGAGGGCCGTTTACGAGCAGTACGGCGAGGAGGGACTGAAGAGGGGCATCCGCGGACCCGAGGCTCCCGTCAAACCCTACGTCTTCCACGGCGAGCCGATGCGGACCTACAG GGAATTCTTCGGAACCGAGAACCCCTACGCCGATCTGCTGGATAACGCGGCGAATCCTCTGCCGCTCGAGGACTGTCCGGAAGCTCggggagagaagaagaaggacgAGCCGATCGTGATGCCGCTTGCGTTATCCCTAACCGAG GTCTTTTACGGCGGAGTCAAGAAAATGAAGATTCAACGGCTGGTCCTCGTgggagacgacgacgacgacgacgacgacgacaaagtGGAGAGGAATAAGAGGCGGAGGACGGCTCTGGAGGAGAAAATTCTCTCTATACCGATAATGCCGGGAATGCCTTCCGGAGCGAAAATCGTCTTCccggaggaaggcgatcaGGGCCCGACGAAAATTCccg CCGACGTTGTCTTCGTGACTGAGGACAAGCCGCACGAGACTTTCAGAAGGGACGGCTCGAACCTGAGGATGACTGTGGACGTGTTCCTCAACGAGGCTCTCACCGGGACGATCGTGACGGTGAACACCATCGACGATCGTACTCTCCGTATCCCGATAACCTCGGTCATCTC TCCGGATTACCAGAAGACGATCTCAGGCGAGGGTCTGCCGCTGGTGGAGGATCCGGAGCAGCGAGGCGACCTGATAATCGACTTCAACGTCGAGTTCCCCTCCTACCTGTCCGAGGCCAGCAAGAGCTACGTCCAGAAGGCCTTCGACGTCGCACTGGATGATCGTAGGGACGACAACGCTGGCAAGAAGAGAGGATCCCGTCGCATCGTCCTCGCCGACAAGCTGTACATGCGAAGCGACAAACTCGCGCAGATCTGCAGGCCGTGA
- the LOC100117252 gene encoding dnaJ homolog subfamily B member 13 isoform X4 produces the protein MRARASFRRLSLRFHPERNQDAAQDTLQDDLRRKAFAVVAEAYDVLSDPLKRAVYEQYGEEGLKRGIRGPEAPVKPYVFHGEPMRTYREFFGTENPYADLLDNAANPLPLEDCPEARGEKKKDEPIVMPLALSLTEVFYGGVKKMKIQRLVLVGDDDDDDDDDKVERNKRRRTALEEKILSIPIMPGMPSGAKIVFPEEGDQGPTKIPADVVFVTEDKPHETFRRDGSNLRMTVDVFLNEALTGTIVTVNTIDDRTLRIPITSVISPDYQKTISGEGLPLVEDPEQRGDLIIDFNVEFPSYLSEASKSYVQKAFDVALDDRRDDNAGKKRGSRRIVLADKLYMRSDKLAQICRP, from the exons atgcgcgcgcgagcaag CTTCAGACGGCTGTCGCTTCGTTTTCACCCGGAGAGAAATCAAGATGCAGCTCAAGACACGCTGCAAGATGACCTTCGCCGAAAGGCCTTCGCCGTCGTCGCGGAGGCCTACGACGTCCTGTCCGACCCGCTCAAGAGGGCCGTTTACGAGCAGTACGGCGAGGAGGGACTGAAGAGGGGCATCCGCGGACCCGAGGCTCCCGTCAAACCCTACGTCTTCCACGGCGAGCCGATGCGGACCTACAG GGAATTCTTCGGAACCGAGAACCCCTACGCCGATCTGCTGGATAACGCGGCGAATCCTCTGCCGCTCGAGGACTGTCCGGAAGCTCggggagagaagaagaaggacgAGCCGATCGTGATGCCGCTTGCGTTATCCCTAACCGAG GTCTTTTACGGCGGAGTCAAGAAAATGAAGATTCAACGGCTGGTCCTCGTgggagacgacgacgacgacgacgacgacgacaaagtGGAGAGGAATAAGAGGCGGAGGACGGCTCTGGAGGAGAAAATTCTCTCTATACCGATAATGCCGGGAATGCCTTCCGGAGCGAAAATCGTCTTCccggaggaaggcgatcaGGGCCCGACGAAAATTCccg CCGACGTTGTCTTCGTGACTGAGGACAAGCCGCACGAGACTTTCAGAAGGGACGGCTCGAACCTGAGGATGACTGTGGACGTGTTCCTCAACGAGGCTCTCACCGGGACGATCGTGACGGTGAACACCATCGACGATCGTACTCTCCGTATCCCGATAACCTCGGTCATCTC TCCGGATTACCAGAAGACGATCTCAGGCGAGGGTCTGCCGCTGGTGGAGGATCCGGAGCAGCGAGGCGACCTGATAATCGACTTCAACGTCGAGTTCCCCTCCTACCTGTCCGAGGCCAGCAAGAGCTACGTCCAGAAGGCCTTCGACGTCGCACTGGATGATCGTAGGGACGACAACGCTGGCAAGAAGAGAGGATCCCGTCGCATCGTCCTCGCCGACAAGCTGTACATGCGAAGCGACAAACTCGCGCAGATCTGCAGGCCGTGA
- the LOC100117216 gene encoding uncharacterized protein LOC100117216 isoform X1 — MEKQKVLLSFVEKVPAASKPAPRKHEILALTADGKRLVRLQPEATVSAKQPKCQLIGVLMEKNSDEELSSRRQIRIESKSEIALRQQLEANDENSVSSGKSEDEADGRNSAGAKVKIPRPANAFMLFANEWRKKLAVENPRESNKDISVRLGVRWKTMPKELKEKYFALAREVDAEHKRKYPDYVYNPKEARLRKAMREQSRTQQPPAVNGPVSSRTTASGTSNGQQQPVSPLPGGVGGSSTIAAANRIIGPWFPLGHTGSSALPQPAAAPVTHPKPILSPRVMAAHQRTLDKTKDVIRKQLQDCVPQNGPFPTGPSAYPVNGAQEANSDYCGDFTPEGQQQKWHPYQNGVSAYHSRGALMSKMNSLHRGMQNAPPHSNPRAWGQFCNVPFPTSQSLMQQQQQQQQERSNRHMVFLREQQQSQQQSHCGYPTAEMQMSYEAKMQDDLARRLHSSYSQEEQQVKTPLMELQLSQLPAPDEQKAEELPRWTTTPRPPSSSSSCTPDGLLESESTTTTQASKQPLPGFQQAFGSTEIGRFSRSELFASLVEAVNLIPTKSLLKSRHPYRTSPDDPTSHRTKPPEFSARPSTQCTAVKSENCKAQEWPTAREIEPPPAHSQSHSFARPTEDDKREEHQQDECLDLRVPSKKRKIKIEETKRDCPDSSIATADE; from the exons ATGGAGAAGCAGAAGGTTCTCCTGAGCTTCGTGGAGAAAG TTCCTGCAGCATCTAAGCCAGCGCCGCGTAAACACGAGATCCTCGCCCTGACCGCCGACGGCAAGCGTCTGGTGCGTCTCCAACCCGAGGCTACGGTCTCCGCCAAACAGCCAAAGTGTCAGCTGATCGGAGTCCTGATGGAGAAGAACAGCGACGAAGAGCTATCCAGCAGACGACAGATCCGGATAGAGTCCAAGTCGGAGATAGCTCTGAGACAGCAGCTGGAGGCGAACGACGAAAACTCCGTGTCCTCGGGGAAGAGCGAGGACGAAGCCGACGGGAGAAACAGCGCCGGAGCCAAGGTGAAGATCCCCAGACCGGCCAACGCTTTCATGCTCTTCGCCAACGAGTGGCGGAAGAAACTCGCCGTCGAGAATCCCAGGGAGAGCAACAAGGACATAAGCGTCAG GCTGGGCGTCCGTTGGAAAACCATGCCGAAGGAGCTGAAGGAGAAATActtcgcgctcgcacgcgaaGTCGACGCGGAGCACAAGAGGAAGTATCCAG ACTACGTGTACAATCCGAAGGAGGCCCGGCTGCGTAAAGCGATGCGCGAGCAGAGCCGCACGCAGCAGCCGCCAGCAGTGAACGGTCCAGTCTCCTCCAGGACAACAGCGTCAGGAACGAGCAACGGTCAGCAGCAGCCGGTGTCCCCGTTGCCGGGCGGTGTCGGTGGCTCATCGACGATCGCTGCCGCAAATCGAATCATCGGCCCATGGTTTCCGCTCGGCCACACCGGCTCGTCCGCGCTGCCCCAGCCAGCGGCGGCGCCGGTCACTCATCCGAAGCCCATTCTCTCGCCCAGG GTGATGGCGGCGCACCAGCGCACCCTCGACAAGACGAAGGACGTGATAAGGAAGCAGCTGCAGGACTGCGTCCCTCAAAACGGGCCCTTTCCCACCGGCCCGTCGGCCTATCCGGTGAACGGAGCTCAGGAGGCCAACTCCGACTACTGCGGCGACTTTACGCCCGAGGGACAGCAGCAAAAGTGGCACCCTTATCAG AACGGAGTTAGCGCCTATCACTCGAGGGGCGCGCTCATGTCCAAGATGAACAGCTTGCACAGGGGTATGCAGAACGCGCCGCCCCATTCGAACCCCCGGGCCTGGGGACAGTTCTGCAACGTACCTTTTC CCACGAGCCAAAGCctgatgcagcagcagcagcagcagcagcaggagcgcAGCAACAGGCACATGGTCTTCCtacgagagcagcagcagagtcAACAGCAGAGCCACTGCGGATACCCGACTGCGGAGATGCAGATGTCATACGAGGCCAAAATGCAGGACGACCTTGCCCGACGCCTCCACTCGTCCTACTCCCAAGAGGAGCAGCAG GTGAAGACGCCGCTGATGGAACTGCAGCTGTCCCAGTTACCGGCGCCGGATGAGCAGAAAGCGGAGGAGCTGCCGAGGTGGACGACGACGCCGAGACCTCCGTCCTCGAGCTCGAGCTGCACCCCCGACGGCCTCCTGGAGTCCGAGTCGACCACGACGACGCAGGCCAGCAAGCAGCCGTTACCGGGCTTCCAGCAGGCGTTCGGCTCGACGGAGATCGGCAGGTTCTCGCGCTCGGAGCTCTTCGCCAGCCTCGTCGAGGCCGTCAAC CTGATTCCAACCAAGAGCCTCCTAAAATCCCGCCATCCATACCGAACCTCACCCGACGATCCTACGAGCCATAGGACAAAGCCACCGGAGTTTTCGGCCAGACCCTCGACTCAG TGTACCGCTGTCAAGAGCGAGAACTGCAAAGCGCAAGAATGGCCGACAGCGAGGGAAATAGAGCCGCCGCCGGCGCACAGCCAAAGTCACTCGTTTGCTCGACCGACGGAAGACGATAAGCGTGAGGAGCATCAGCAGGACGAGTGTCTGGATTTGCGCGTGCCgtcgaagaagaggaagaTCAAGATCGAAGAGACGAAGCGGGATTGTCCGGATTCTTCGATTGCTACTGCTGATGAGTGA
- the LOC100117216 gene encoding ras-interacting protein RIP3 isoform X2, with protein sequence MDCCNYVRPYATAGHHHYYHQQQMQQHQLQQQQQQQQQQQHLQQQQQMQMQMQHQQHHYPAQQYCYEANAYAPAYNAAIEARYNCRLPPAYPTDYVYNPKEARLRKAMREQSRTQQPPAVNGPVSSRTTASGTSNGQQQPVSPLPGGVGGSSTIAAANRIIGPWFPLGHTGSSALPQPAAAPVTHPKPILSPRVMAAHQRTLDKTKDVIRKQLQDCVPQNGPFPTGPSAYPVNGAQEANSDYCGDFTPEGQQQKWHPYQNGVSAYHSRGALMSKMNSLHRGMQNAPPHSNPRAWGQFCNVPFPTSQSLMQQQQQQQQERSNRHMVFLREQQQSQQQSHCGYPTAEMQMSYEAKMQDDLARRLHSSYSQEEQQVKTPLMELQLSQLPAPDEQKAEELPRWTTTPRPPSSSSSCTPDGLLESESTTTTQASKQPLPGFQQAFGSTEIGRFSRSELFASLVEAVNLIPTKSLLKSRHPYRTSPDDPTSHRTKPPEFSARPSTQCTAVKSENCKAQEWPTAREIEPPPAHSQSHSFARPTEDDKREEHQQDECLDLRVPSKKRKIKIEETKRDCPDSSIATADE encoded by the exons ATGGACTGCTGCAACTACGTGCGGCCGTACGCGACTGCGGGACACCACCACTACTATCACCAGCAGCAGATGCAACAGCATCAgctacaacaacaacaacagcagcaacagcaacagcagcatctccagcagcaacagcagatGCAGATGCAGatgcagcatcagcagcatcACTACCCGGCGCAGCAGTACTGCTACGAGGCGAACGCCTACGCGCCAGCGTATAACGCCGCGATCGAAGCGAGATACAACTGCAGGCTGCCACCTGCCTATCCGACTG ACTACGTGTACAATCCGAAGGAGGCCCGGCTGCGTAAAGCGATGCGCGAGCAGAGCCGCACGCAGCAGCCGCCAGCAGTGAACGGTCCAGTCTCCTCCAGGACAACAGCGTCAGGAACGAGCAACGGTCAGCAGCAGCCGGTGTCCCCGTTGCCGGGCGGTGTCGGTGGCTCATCGACGATCGCTGCCGCAAATCGAATCATCGGCCCATGGTTTCCGCTCGGCCACACCGGCTCGTCCGCGCTGCCCCAGCCAGCGGCGGCGCCGGTCACTCATCCGAAGCCCATTCTCTCGCCCAGG GTGATGGCGGCGCACCAGCGCACCCTCGACAAGACGAAGGACGTGATAAGGAAGCAGCTGCAGGACTGCGTCCCTCAAAACGGGCCCTTTCCCACCGGCCCGTCGGCCTATCCGGTGAACGGAGCTCAGGAGGCCAACTCCGACTACTGCGGCGACTTTACGCCCGAGGGACAGCAGCAAAAGTGGCACCCTTATCAG AACGGAGTTAGCGCCTATCACTCGAGGGGCGCGCTCATGTCCAAGATGAACAGCTTGCACAGGGGTATGCAGAACGCGCCGCCCCATTCGAACCCCCGGGCCTGGGGACAGTTCTGCAACGTACCTTTTC CCACGAGCCAAAGCctgatgcagcagcagcagcagcagcagcaggagcgcAGCAACAGGCACATGGTCTTCCtacgagagcagcagcagagtcAACAGCAGAGCCACTGCGGATACCCGACTGCGGAGATGCAGATGTCATACGAGGCCAAAATGCAGGACGACCTTGCCCGACGCCTCCACTCGTCCTACTCCCAAGAGGAGCAGCAG GTGAAGACGCCGCTGATGGAACTGCAGCTGTCCCAGTTACCGGCGCCGGATGAGCAGAAAGCGGAGGAGCTGCCGAGGTGGACGACGACGCCGAGACCTCCGTCCTCGAGCTCGAGCTGCACCCCCGACGGCCTCCTGGAGTCCGAGTCGACCACGACGACGCAGGCCAGCAAGCAGCCGTTACCGGGCTTCCAGCAGGCGTTCGGCTCGACGGAGATCGGCAGGTTCTCGCGCTCGGAGCTCTTCGCCAGCCTCGTCGAGGCCGTCAAC CTGATTCCAACCAAGAGCCTCCTAAAATCCCGCCATCCATACCGAACCTCACCCGACGATCCTACGAGCCATAGGACAAAGCCACCGGAGTTTTCGGCCAGACCCTCGACTCAG TGTACCGCTGTCAAGAGCGAGAACTGCAAAGCGCAAGAATGGCCGACAGCGAGGGAAATAGAGCCGCCGCCGGCGCACAGCCAAAGTCACTCGTTTGCTCGACCGACGGAAGACGATAAGCGTGAGGAGCATCAGCAGGACGAGTGTCTGGATTTGCGCGTGCCgtcgaagaagaggaagaTCAAGATCGAAGAGACGAAGCGGGATTGTCCGGATTCTTCGATTGCTACTGCTGATGAGTGA
- the LOC100117178 gene encoding T-box transcription factor T: MQTVASSDQDDSPARCRSERDGKDRQELQTIGGDERDDRADVQQCGDAAGTNGLSLALEDRELWTRFQCITNEMIVTKNGRRMFPVVKVVARGLEPAAMYTLLLEFVQVDPHRWKYVNGEWVPGGKAEVAPPNPIYIHPESPNFGAHWMKEAVSFAKVKLTNKSNGNGQIMLNSLHKYEPRVHLVRVGAEEQRTVLTYRFPETQFIAVTAYQNEEVTSLKIKYNPFAKAFLDAKERPADSQSYPQYSGAWFLPQPSMNYDYPVAPNQASNSSPNAGLSSSPCGISPSGHKSTCRPAPYTLRHKYIQEEQHVDPYGPVPLLHSSAYVSGWSPRSPEQQQQQLSLQPDWPSSPSPSPTSPYQNLGQHRVATNSPSLYTPAGNPVQEQCAGEQQPTSWLHPSVSEQIQQQQQQQQQQSYLNLNLHLHHQISYTNGTALQQPIHPQESPLHDYPEYPHPHHHHQQHHHEAAQQQAHHLQMQQLHQQHQPRHADNPNEAVSYDTKEPPPPPIHHHHHLNTPAGYDHARDEESEPVRAEHTIQVDRRFISPVGVVEHHRHAQPTPEEQVAAEEQQQTQQTWTPLTPPPPPQTTAI, translated from the exons ATGCAAACCGTGGCGTCGAGCGACCAGGACGACAGTCCTGCGCGCTGCCGATCCGAGCGCGACGGCAAAGATCGGCAGGAACTGCAAACGATCGGCGGCGACGAGAGGGACGATCGCGCGGACGTTCAGCAATGCGGTGACGCAGCCGGTACCAACGGTCTTTCCTTAGCTCTCGAGGACCGCGAATTGTGGACGCGCTTCCAGTGCATCACCAACGAGATGATCGTTACCAAGAACGGAAG aCGGATGTTCCCGGTCGTAAAGGTGGTCGCTCGGGGCCTGGAACCGGCCGCCATGTACACGCTGCTTCTCGAATTCGTGCAGGTCGACCCGCACAG GTGGAAGTACGTGAACGGCGAGTGGGTGCCCGGGGGTAAAGCCGAGGTCGCGCCTCCGAACCCGATCTACATCCACCCCGAGAGTCCGAACTTCGGGGCCCACTGGATGAAGGAGGCCGTCTCGTTCGCCAAAGTCAAGCTGACCAACAAGTCCAACGGAAACGGACAGATAATGCTGAACTCGCTGCACAAGTACGAGCCCCGAGTCCACCTCGTTCGCGTCGGTGCCGAGGAGCAGCGAACG GTCCTGACGTACAGATTTCCAGAAACGCAGTTTATCGCCGTGACGGCTTACCAGAACGAGGAAGTGACTAGTCTCAAGATCAAATACAACCCGTTCGCCAAGGCGTTTTTGGACGCCAAGGAGCGGCCCGCCGACTCGCAGTCCTACCCGCAAT ACAGCGGAGCCTGGTTTCTGCCGCAGCCGTCGATGAACTACGACTATCCCGTCGCTCCGAATCAGGCGAGCAACAGCAGCCCCAACGCCGGACTGTCCTCGTCGCCCTGTGGCATCTCCCCGAGCGGTCACAAGAGCACCTGTCGACCCGCGCCCTACACGCTCAGGCATAAGTATATTCAGGAGG AGCAACACGTGGACCCGTACGGACCGGTACCACTGCTGCACTCGAGCGCCTACGTGAGCGGCTGGTCCCCGCGAAGtcccgagcagcagcagcagcagctgtctCTGCAACCGGACTGGCCCTCGTCCCCGTCGCCGTCCCCGACCTCGCCGTACCAGAATCTGGGCCAGCACAGAGTCGCCACCAACAGCCCGTCGCTCTACACTCCGGCTGGGAACCCTGTCCAGGAGCAGTGCGCCGGAGAACAGCAACCGACCAGCTGGTTGCACCCCAGCGTGTCCGAGCAGattcaacagcagcagcagcagcagcagcagcagtcgtaCCTCAACTTGAACCTGCACCTGCATCACCAGATCTCCTACACG AACGGCACGGCCCTGCAGCAGCCGATCCATCCCCAGGAGTCTCCGCTCCACGACTACCCCGAGTACCCGCACCCGCATCACCATCACCAGCAGCACCATCACGAGGCAGCCCAGCAGCAAGCTCATCACTTGCAGATGCAGCAGCTACACCAGCAGCACCAGCCCCGTCACGCTGACAACCCGAACGAGGCCGTCAGTTACGACACGAAGGAGCCTCCACCGCCGCCGATTCATCATCACCATCACCTGAACACACCTGCCGGATACGATCACGCCAGGGACGAGGAGTCTGAGCCTGTCCGAGCCGAGCACACG ATTCAGGTGGATCGAAGATTCATCAGCCCAGTCGGGGTGGTCGAGCATCATAGACACGCTCAGCCGACTCCGGAAGAACAGGTCGCTGcggaggagcagcagcagacgcaACAGACTTGGACGCCTCTGACGCCTCCGCCACCGCCCCAGACGACGGCTATTTGA